Proteins from a genomic interval of Kitasatospora kifunensis:
- the pdhA gene encoding pyruvate dehydrogenase (acetyl-transferring) E1 component subunit alpha, which produces MTVKSTARARKKAAPGVPENLRTGKDAPAELIQLLTPEGERVEHPDFPLTVTPEELRSLYRDLVLVRRFDAEATALQRQGELGLWASLLGQEAAQVGSGRAMREHDYAFPTYREHGVAWCRGVDPLNLLGMFRGVNHGGWDPNEKNFHLYTIVIGSQTLHATGYAMGITKDGAEDAVIAYFGDGASSQGDVNEAFTFASVYNAPVVFFCQNNQWAISEPTTTQTRIPLYRRASGFGFPGVRVDGNDVLACLAVTRWALDHARSGSGPVLVEAFTYRMGAHTTSDDPTRYRASEETEAWKAKDPISRLKAHLEQEKLADEEFFAAVEAESEALGLRVREGVRSMPDPDPTLIFDHVYAEPHALVAEERAEYVAYAESFEGGE; this is translated from the coding sequence GTGACCGTCAAAAGCACGGCGAGGGCGCGCAAGAAGGCGGCCCCCGGCGTCCCCGAGAACCTCCGCACGGGGAAGGACGCCCCGGCCGAGCTCATCCAGCTGCTGACCCCGGAAGGCGAGCGGGTCGAGCACCCGGACTTCCCGCTGACCGTCACCCCCGAGGAGCTGCGCTCCCTCTACCGCGACCTGGTGCTGGTGCGGCGCTTCGACGCCGAGGCCACCGCGCTGCAGCGGCAGGGCGAGTTGGGCCTGTGGGCCTCGCTGCTCGGCCAGGAGGCGGCGCAGGTCGGCAGCGGCCGTGCGATGCGCGAGCACGACTACGCCTTCCCCACCTACCGCGAGCACGGCGTCGCCTGGTGCCGCGGGGTGGACCCGCTCAACCTGCTCGGGATGTTCCGCGGCGTGAACCACGGCGGTTGGGACCCGAACGAGAAGAACTTCCACCTCTACACCATCGTGATCGGCTCGCAGACCCTGCACGCGACCGGCTACGCGATGGGCATCACCAAGGACGGCGCCGAGGACGCGGTGATCGCCTACTTCGGTGACGGTGCCTCCAGCCAGGGTGACGTCAACGAGGCCTTCACCTTCGCCTCGGTCTACAACGCCCCGGTGGTCTTCTTCTGCCAGAACAACCAGTGGGCGATCTCCGAGCCGACCACCACCCAGACCCGGATCCCGCTCTACCGCCGCGCCTCCGGCTTCGGCTTCCCCGGCGTGCGGGTGGACGGCAACGACGTGCTGGCCTGCCTGGCGGTCACCCGCTGGGCGCTGGACCACGCCCGCAGCGGCAGCGGCCCGGTGCTGGTGGAGGCGTTCACCTACCGGATGGGCGCGCACACCACCTCCGACGACCCGACCCGCTACCGGGCCAGCGAGGAGACCGAGGCCTGGAAGGCCAAGGACCCGATCTCCCGGCTGAAGGCGCACCTGGAGCAGGAGAAGCTGGCCGACGAGGAGTTCTTCGCGGCGGTGGAGGCGGAGAGCGAGGCGCTGGGCCTGCGGGTGCGTGAGGGCGTGCGCTCGATGCCGGACCCCGACCCGACGCTGATCTTCGACCATGTCTACGCCGAACCGCACGCCCTGGTGGCCGAGGAGCGGGCCGAGTATGTCGCGTATGCGGAGTCGTTCGAGGGCGGGGAGTAA
- a CDS encoding response regulator — translation MNENGRIRVFLLDDHEVVRRGVHDLLSGEADIEVVGEAGTAAEALARIPAVAPDVAILDVRLPDGNGVEVCREVRSQRPEIRCLMLTSFSDDEALFDSIMAGASGYVLKAIRGTDLLSAVRDVAAGKSLLDPVATSRVLQRLREGGEKEDEKLAQLTKQERRILELIGEGMTNRQIGGELHLAEKTVKNYVSSLLAKMGMARRTQAAAYVARLGVEQQHH, via the coding sequence ATGAATGAAAACGGGCGAATCCGGGTTTTCCTGCTCGACGATCACGAGGTGGTCCGCCGCGGCGTGCACGATCTCCTGTCCGGAGAGGCGGACATCGAGGTGGTCGGCGAGGCCGGAACCGCCGCCGAGGCGCTCGCCCGGATCCCCGCGGTGGCCCCCGACGTCGCCATCCTCGACGTCCGCCTGCCGGACGGCAACGGGGTGGAGGTCTGCCGCGAGGTCCGTTCGCAGCGGCCCGAGATCCGCTGCCTGATGCTCACCTCCTTCTCCGACGACGAGGCCCTGTTCGACTCGATCATGGCCGGGGCCTCCGGTTACGTCCTCAAGGCGATCCGCGGCACCGACCTGCTCTCGGCGGTGCGCGACGTGGCGGCCGGCAAGTCGCTGCTCGACCCGGTGGCCACCAGCCGGGTGCTGCAGCGGCTGCGCGAAGGGGGCGAGAAGGAGGACGAGAAGCTGGCCCAGCTGACCAAGCAGGAGCGGCGGATCCTGGAGCTGATCGGCGAGGGCATGACGAACCGTCAGATCGGCGGCGAGCTGCACCTGGCGGAGAAGACGGTCAAGAACTACGTCTCCAGCCTGCTGGCCAAAATGGGTATGGCGCGGCGCACTCAGGCCGCCGCCTACGTGGCCCGGCTCGGGGTCGAGCAGCAGCATCACTAA
- a CDS encoding dihydrolipoamide acetyltransferase family protein translates to MTTAVSSLREFKMPDVGEGLTEAEILKWYVQPGDTVTDGQIVCEVETAKAAVELPIPFNGTVQALHFTEGATVDVGTSIIAIAVAGEPLVAAAAAVPAASAAPAAAVAEAESAEPARREVLVGYGPRTGSTQRRARRGGATPAVAVTVVATTAPAPAAPAAVAAVPVQQGATERPLAKPPVRKLAKDLGIDLRTVVATGRDGIITREDVHAAATPAPAPVAETPAGAAVETAPVAPVAAAGTDVRVAIKGVRKATAQAMVASAFTAPHVTEFVQVDVTRTMKLVRTLKESGELGQGVRVSPLLLVAKALLTAIKRHPEINASWDEAAQEIVLRGQVNLGIAAATPRGLIVPNIKNAGALTLAGLATELGSLIDTARLGKTSPADMAGGSVTITNVGVFGVDTGTPILNPGEAAILAFGAVRELPWVHKGKVVPRQVTTLALSFDHRMVDGELGSKVLADVAAILERPKRLITWA, encoded by the coding sequence ATGACCACTGCTGTCAGCTCACTCCGTGAGTTCAAGATGCCCGATGTGGGCGAGGGCCTGACCGAGGCCGAGATCCTCAAGTGGTACGTGCAGCCGGGCGACACCGTCACCGACGGCCAGATCGTCTGCGAGGTGGAGACCGCGAAGGCGGCCGTGGAGCTGCCGATCCCGTTCAACGGGACGGTGCAGGCGCTGCACTTCACCGAGGGCGCCACGGTCGACGTCGGCACCTCGATCATCGCGATCGCGGTGGCGGGCGAGCCGCTGGTCGCGGCCGCTGCTGCGGTCCCCGCCGCGTCGGCCGCGCCCGCTGCGGCGGTGGCCGAGGCCGAGTCGGCGGAGCCGGCCCGGCGCGAGGTGCTGGTCGGGTACGGGCCGCGCACCGGCAGCACCCAGCGCCGGGCCCGGCGGGGCGGCGCCACGCCGGCCGTCGCCGTCACGGTGGTTGCCACCACCGCGCCGGCCCCTGCCGCACCCGCTGCGGTGGCGGCGGTCCCCGTGCAGCAGGGCGCCACCGAGCGTCCGTTGGCCAAGCCGCCGGTCCGCAAGCTGGCCAAGGACCTGGGGATCGACCTGCGCACCGTGGTGGCGACCGGCCGCGACGGGATCATCACCCGCGAGGACGTGCACGCCGCCGCGACCCCGGCCCCCGCGCCGGTTGCCGAGACCCCGGCCGGGGCCGCGGTCGAGACCGCCCCGGTGGCCCCGGTGGCCGCGGCCGGCACCGACGTGCGGGTGGCGATCAAGGGTGTCCGCAAGGCCACCGCGCAGGCGATGGTCGCCTCCGCCTTCACCGCGCCGCACGTCACCGAGTTCGTCCAGGTCGACGTCACCCGCACGATGAAGCTGGTGCGCACCCTCAAGGAGAGCGGCGAGTTGGGCCAGGGGGTGCGGGTCAGCCCGCTGCTGCTGGTCGCCAAGGCGCTGCTCACCGCGATCAAGCGGCACCCGGAGATCAACGCCAGCTGGGACGAGGCGGCCCAGGAGATCGTGCTGCGCGGCCAGGTCAACCTCGGCATCGCGGCCGCCACTCCGCGCGGCCTGATCGTGCCGAACATCAAGAACGCCGGCGCGCTCACCCTGGCCGGCCTTGCGACCGAGCTGGGATCGCTGATCGACACCGCCCGCCTGGGCAAGACGTCCCCGGCCGACATGGCCGGTGGCAGCGTCACCATCACCAACGTCGGCGTCTTCGGCGTCGACACCGGCACCCCGATCCTCAACCCCGGCGAGGCCGCCATCCTGGCCTTCGGCGCGGTCCGGGAGCTGCCGTGGGTCCACAAGGGCAAGGTGGTGCCCCGTCAGGTCACCACCTTGGCCCTCTCCTTCGACCACCGGATGGTCGACGGCGAGTTGGGCTCCAAGGTGCTGGCCGACGTCGCCGCGATCCTGGAGCGCCCGAAGCGGCTGATCACCTGGGCCTGA
- a CDS encoding protein kinase domain-containing protein — translation MAQTHNPGDGEGEFTPAPGAGPGPEHEYEHPYGQDAEQAPEAEADYDPEQTTVARAQGQPPGAPYGGPSTPGRGIAAALGTLGDGRYRLTHKLGRGGMAEVLAAQDVRLGRQVAVKLLRPELAQDEVSRLRFTREAHSVASLNHHSIVAVYDTGEELVGGESTPYIVMELVEGKTVRELLVDEEAPPVDQALIIIAGVLEALDYSHRHGIVHRDIKPANVIITTTGAVKVMDFGIARALTGAASTMTQTGMVMGTPQYLSPEQALGKPVDHRSDLYAAGCMLYELLTLRPPFTGDTPLSVVYQHVQDAPVPPSQANDRVPYQLDELVLRSLAKNPDERFQSADEFRAHVQHALREMHGAGGYPTTALGGFGTGQSGYDGTPGQGTAVTAIFGAGAAGRPGDQTTVLPYGAAAGGYPTSQTPYGGAGGAGGSSGGGDGYGGGYEEQPRSGGGRRKALGWAVGVLLVVAAGIGVAVAANGGGSSGGGGNPVNPVAPSNSTSVSDSPSDAPTTASPTTPSTSPSQSRSRTPYQPPTEPSQPTYQPPTYRPPHSTAPSTSPSSAGSPSTAPSSPSTGSSPSGSTGGGGSSPSGGSTASGGPTGSTGGGTGGTGGGTGGTGGGTGGTGGGTGGTPSAPAGGQAGGGTGGHSILPITPASN, via the coding sequence ATGGCACAGACGCATAATCCGGGCGACGGCGAGGGTGAGTTCACCCCTGCCCCCGGTGCCGGTCCCGGTCCTGAGCACGAGTACGAGCACCCCTACGGGCAGGACGCCGAGCAGGCGCCCGAGGCGGAGGCCGACTACGACCCCGAGCAGACGACGGTCGCCCGGGCGCAGGGCCAGCCGCCCGGCGCGCCGTACGGCGGTCCGAGCACCCCGGGGCGCGGCATCGCCGCGGCGCTGGGCACCCTGGGCGACGGTCGCTACCGGCTGACCCACAAGCTGGGCCGCGGCGGCATGGCCGAGGTGCTGGCCGCCCAGGACGTGCGGCTGGGCCGCCAGGTCGCGGTCAAGCTGCTCCGTCCCGAGCTGGCCCAGGACGAGGTCTCCCGGCTGCGCTTCACCCGCGAGGCGCACTCGGTGGCCTCGCTCAACCACCACTCGATCGTCGCGGTCTACGACACCGGCGAGGAGCTGGTGGGCGGGGAGTCCACCCCGTACATCGTGATGGAGCTGGTCGAGGGCAAGACCGTCCGCGAGCTGCTGGTGGACGAGGAGGCGCCGCCGGTCGACCAGGCGCTGATCATCATCGCCGGGGTGCTGGAGGCGCTGGACTACAGCCACCGGCACGGCATCGTGCACCGCGACATCAAGCCCGCGAACGTGATCATCACGACCACCGGCGCGGTCAAGGTGATGGACTTCGGCATCGCCCGCGCGCTCACCGGCGCGGCCAGCACCATGACCCAGACCGGCATGGTGATGGGCACCCCGCAGTACCTCTCGCCCGAGCAGGCGCTGGGCAAGCCGGTCGACCACCGCTCCGACCTGTACGCGGCCGGCTGCATGCTCTACGAACTGCTGACGCTGCGCCCGCCGTTCACCGGTGACACCCCGCTCTCGGTGGTCTACCAGCACGTCCAGGACGCGCCGGTGCCGCCCTCGCAGGCCAACGACCGGGTGCCGTACCAGCTGGACGAGCTGGTGCTGCGCTCGCTGGCGAAGAACCCGGACGAGCGGTTCCAGAGCGCGGACGAGTTCCGCGCCCACGTCCAGCACGCGCTGCGCGAGATGCACGGCGCGGGCGGCTACCCCACCACCGCGCTGGGCGGCTTCGGGACCGGGCAGTCGGGCTACGACGGGACGCCGGGCCAGGGCACCGCGGTCACCGCGATCTTCGGGGCCGGGGCGGCCGGCCGCCCCGGCGACCAGACGACCGTGCTGCCCTACGGCGCCGCGGCCGGCGGCTACCCGACCTCGCAGACGCCCTACGGCGGCGCGGGGGGTGCCGGCGGCAGCAGCGGCGGCGGTGACGGCTACGGCGGCGGCTACGAGGAGCAGCCGCGCTCCGGTGGCGGCCGCCGCAAGGCGCTGGGCTGGGCGGTCGGCGTGCTGCTGGTGGTGGCGGCCGGGATCGGCGTGGCGGTGGCGGCCAACGGCGGCGGTAGCAGCGGCGGTGGCGGCAACCCCGTCAACCCGGTGGCGCCCAGCAACTCGACCTCGGTCTCCGACTCGCCGTCCGATGCGCCGACCACGGCCAGCCCGACGACGCCCTCGACGAGCCCGAGCCAGAGCCGCTCCCGCACGCCGTACCAGCCGCCCACCGAGCCGTCGCAGCCGACCTACCAGCCGCCGACCTACCGGCCGCCGCACTCCACCGCGCCGAGCACCAGCCCGTCCAGCGCGGGGTCGCCGAGCACCGCTCCGTCCTCGCCTTCGACGGGCAGTTCGCCGAGCGGGAGCACGGGCGGTGGCGGCAGTTCGCCGAGCGGGGGCAGCACGGCCAGCGGCGGGCCGACCGGCAGCACCGGCGGTGGCACCGGCGGCACTGGCGGCGGTACCGGTGGCACCGGCGGCGGCACGGGTGGCACCGGCGGCGGTACCGGTGGCACGCCCTCGGCGCCCGCGGGCGGCCAGGCCGGTGGTGGTACCGGCGGGCACAGCATCCTGCCGATCACCCCGGCCTCCAACTGA
- a CDS encoding protein kinase domain-containing protein, producing the protein MSEDGSTGVDQSQGQLHSLGHGRYVLQRLLGEGGMASVHLAYDNVLGRNVAVKTLHTELGREQSFRERFRREAQAVARLQHTNIVAVHDTGEEVAPDGSTTPYIVMEYVEGHSLRDVLNQAIAEHGAMPADQALKITSAVLAALDTSHDQGLVHRDIKPGNVMVNTKGEVKVMDFGIARAMQSGVTSMTQTGMVVGTPQYLSPEQALGKSVDARSDLYSVGCMLFELLTGQLPFDGDSPFSIAYKHVQEQPPAPSSLNRAVTPAVDALVARSLRKDPAHRFPTAQTMRDEVERVASGEKNGGASLTASPLVISEGPRAAHASSSLTNFPPVGGDINTPGPQVRQPYQPQQVASPYAPQTPPPAYGPTPPQAPTPQPYAQPYQTPAPQLYQTPTSFPQQAQTPAPMPQAVPYLPPQPVKSGNGCSTALVVVGVVIGVIVLMIIIIAIVATKSGSSSSEPRLPSQVSRLDRSAGPGAGQFPDLT; encoded by the coding sequence ATGAGCGAGGACGGCAGCACCGGAGTGGACCAGTCGCAGGGGCAGCTCCACTCGCTGGGCCACGGCCGGTATGTCCTGCAGCGGCTGCTGGGCGAGGGCGGCATGGCCTCGGTCCACCTGGCCTACGACAACGTGCTCGGTCGCAACGTCGCGGTCAAGACCCTGCACACCGAACTCGGTCGTGAGCAGTCCTTCCGCGAGCGCTTCCGGCGCGAGGCGCAGGCCGTGGCCCGCCTCCAGCACACCAACATCGTCGCGGTCCACGACACCGGTGAGGAAGTGGCGCCGGACGGTTCGACCACCCCCTACATCGTCATGGAGTACGTCGAGGGCCACTCGCTGCGCGACGTGCTCAACCAGGCGATCGCCGAGCACGGTGCGATGCCCGCCGACCAGGCGCTGAAGATCACCAGCGCGGTGCTGGCCGCCCTGGACACCTCGCACGACCAGGGCCTGGTGCACCGCGACATCAAGCCGGGCAACGTCATGGTGAACACCAAGGGCGAAGTCAAGGTGATGGACTTCGGCATCGCCCGGGCGATGCAGTCGGGGGTCACCTCGATGACCCAGACCGGCATGGTGGTCGGCACCCCGCAGTACCTCTCGCCCGAGCAGGCGCTGGGCAAGAGCGTGGACGCCCGCTCCGACCTCTACTCGGTCGGTTGCATGCTCTTCGAACTGCTCACCGGTCAGCTGCCGTTCGACGGTGACTCGCCGTTCTCGATCGCCTACAAGCACGTGCAGGAGCAGCCGCCGGCCCCCTCCAGCCTGAACCGGGCGGTGACCCCGGCGGTGGACGCGCTGGTGGCCCGCTCGCTGCGCAAGGACCCGGCGCACCGCTTCCCCACCGCGCAGACGATGCGCGACGAGGTCGAGCGGGTGGCGAGCGGCGAGAAGAACGGCGGCGCTTCGCTGACCGCCTCCCCGCTGGTGATCAGCGAGGGTCCGCGGGCCGCCCACGCGTCCAGCTCGCTGACCAACTTCCCGCCGGTCGGCGGCGACATCAACACCCCGGGCCCGCAGGTGCGCCAGCCCTACCAGCCGCAGCAGGTGGCGAGCCCGTACGCGCCGCAGACGCCGCCGCCGGCCTACGGGCCCACCCCGCCGCAGGCGCCGACCCCGCAGCCCTACGCCCAGCCGTACCAGACCCCGGCGCCGCAGCTCTACCAGACGCCGACGTCCTTCCCGCAGCAGGCGCAGACCCCGGCGCCGATGCCGCAGGCCGTCCCGTACCTGCCGCCGCAGCCGGTGAAGAGCGGCAACGGCTGCTCGACGGCGCTGGTGGTGGTCGGCGTGGTCATCGGCGTGATCGTCCTGATGATCATCATCATCGCGATCGTGGCGACCAAGAGCGGCAGCTCCAGCAGCGAGCCTCGGCTCCCCAGCCAGGTCAGCCGCCTCGATCGGTCCGCCGGGCCGGGCGCGGGGCAGTTTCCCGACCTGACGTAA
- a CDS encoding phosphotransferase: MGTLSPPVPRQALARVLRGYRVGRLLAAEPVAEGLLNRGYRVTTRSGRYFLKCYVDRATATRGAITAQHRATTALAARGLPVPAPLADRDGHTVTDHQGRRFALYPWVTGRHRTGAELNLSQSAELGALLAELHGALAQVCAPVTQPAALPGADPDATTELIGALRSLAARHRPYGPFDRLAEQRLAERAELLAAHRHRRPAPGEFGRCGWVHGDFHGLNLLHRGHRVTAVLDWDRLRVRPRAEEVVRAATLIFNDPVTGELDLARVRQYARGYRAAADADRPELALAVHRVWWERLNDFWMLQWRYQRADPRADPLFPAAAGQTVWWCQEYEQVLDAFVN, translated from the coding sequence GTGGGCACCCTGAGCCCACCGGTCCCGCGCCAGGCGCTGGCCCGGGTGCTGCGCGGCTACCGGGTCGGCCGGCTGCTCGCGGCCGAGCCGGTGGCCGAGGGCCTGCTCAACCGCGGTTACCGGGTGACCACCCGCAGTGGGCGCTACTTCCTCAAGTGCTACGTGGACCGGGCCACCGCCACCCGCGGCGCGATCACCGCGCAGCACCGGGCCACCACCGCGCTGGCCGCCCGCGGCCTACCGGTGCCGGCCCCGCTGGCCGACCGGGACGGGCACACCGTCACCGACCACCAGGGCCGACGCTTCGCCCTCTACCCATGGGTGACGGGTCGCCACCGCACCGGCGCCGAGCTGAACCTGTCGCAGTCCGCCGAGTTGGGCGCGCTGCTCGCCGAACTGCACGGCGCGCTCGCCCAGGTCTGCGCCCCCGTCACCCAACCCGCCGCGCTGCCCGGTGCGGACCCCGACGCCACCACCGAACTGATCGGAGCACTGCGCTCGTTGGCCGCCCGGCATCGCCCGTACGGCCCGTTCGACCGGCTCGCCGAGCAACGGCTGGCCGAGCGCGCCGAGTTGCTGGCCGCTCACCGGCACCGTCGGCCCGCACCGGGGGAGTTCGGGCGCTGCGGCTGGGTGCACGGCGACTTCCACGGCCTCAACCTGCTGCACCGGGGCCACCGGGTGACGGCCGTGCTGGACTGGGACCGGCTGCGGGTGCGCCCGCGCGCCGAGGAGGTGGTCCGGGCCGCCACGCTGATCTTCAACGACCCGGTGACCGGCGAGCTGGACCTGGCCCGGGTGCGCCAGTACGCGCGCGGCTACCGGGCCGCAGCCGACGCCGACCGCCCGGAGCTGGCGCTGGCCGTGCACCGGGTCTGGTGGGAGCGGCTCAACGACTTCTGGATGCTCCAGTGGCGCTACCAGCGCGCCGACCCGCGCGCCGACCCGCTCTTCCCGGCCGCCGCCGGACAGACGGTCTGGTGGTGCCAGGAGTACGAGCAGGTCCTCGACGCGTTCGTTAACTGA
- a CDS encoding benzoate/H(+) symporter BenE family transporter produces the protein MAEHRILDASADLVADSSPPAYSLRRDVSFSALLAGLIAVVVCYSGPLVVVLAAARAGHLDQAHTASWIWAISIGSGATSLLLSWRTRLPVITAWSTPGTALLVSSLGAYSYPEAIGAYLVSGVAVTVLGVTGLFGRLVRAIPSGVVNAMLAGILFSFGTEIFTSLHTAPAVVLAALAVYLTAKRLLPRYAVPAALLVGAGAAALTVGLPLNLGHGGLTHPVLTMPAFGGAALVGLALPLTLVALASQNAPGLGVLRGFGYQPDDRLLVGATGAASILLAPFGGPGVNVAAITAAICAGPESHPQPRRRYPAGMSIGVLYLLVGCFSGVLVSLFAGLPAALVAVVGGVALIGAFQGSLAAALADERGREAAAVTFLATTSGMTLFGVGAAFWGLLLGIGTQLILTGRTDRAGGTGATGARKPG, from the coding sequence ATGGCCGAACACCGCATCCTGGACGCCTCCGCCGACCTGGTCGCCGACTCCTCACCGCCCGCGTACTCGCTGCGCCGCGACGTCTCCTTCTCGGCGCTGCTGGCCGGGTTGATCGCGGTGGTGGTCTGCTACTCGGGGCCGTTGGTGGTGGTCCTGGCGGCGGCCCGGGCCGGGCACCTGGACCAGGCGCACACCGCCTCGTGGATCTGGGCGATATCGATCGGCAGCGGGGCGACCTCGCTGCTGCTCAGCTGGCGGACCAGGCTGCCGGTGATCACGGCCTGGTCGACGCCGGGCACCGCGCTGCTGGTCAGCAGCCTGGGCGCGTACTCCTACCCGGAGGCGATCGGGGCCTACCTGGTCAGCGGGGTGGCGGTGACGGTACTCGGGGTCACCGGGCTGTTCGGGCGCCTGGTGCGGGCGATCCCGAGCGGGGTGGTGAACGCGATGCTGGCGGGCATCCTGTTCAGCTTCGGGACCGAGATCTTCACCTCGCTGCACACGGCACCGGCCGTGGTGCTCGCCGCGCTGGCGGTCTATCTGACGGCCAAGCGGCTGCTGCCCAGGTACGCCGTGCCGGCCGCGTTGCTGGTGGGGGCGGGGGCGGCCGCACTCACCGTGGGCCTGCCGCTCAACCTGGGGCACGGCGGCCTCACCCACCCGGTGCTGACCATGCCCGCCTTCGGTGGCGCGGCGCTGGTGGGCCTCGCACTGCCACTCACCCTGGTCGCGCTGGCCTCGCAGAACGCGCCGGGGCTCGGCGTGCTGCGCGGCTTCGGCTACCAGCCGGACGACCGGCTGCTGGTCGGTGCGACCGGGGCGGCATCGATCCTGCTGGCACCGTTCGGCGGCCCCGGGGTCAACGTGGCCGCCATCACCGCCGCGATCTGCGCCGGTCCCGAGAGCCACCCGCAGCCGCGCCGGCGCTACCCGGCCGGGATGTCGATCGGGGTGCTCTACCTGCTGGTGGGCTGCTTCAGCGGGGTGCTGGTCAGTCTCTTCGCCGGGCTGCCCGCCGCGCTGGTCGCGGTGGTCGGCGGGGTGGCGCTGATCGGCGCGTTCCAGGGCAGCCTGGCGGCCGCACTGGCCGACGAGCGCGGCCGGGAGGCTGCGGCGGTGACCTTTCTCGCCACCACCTCGGGGATGACCCTGTTCGGCGTCGGCGCCGCCTTCTGGGGGCTGCTGCTCGGCATCGGCACCCAGCTGATCCTCACCGGCCGCACGGACCGCGCCGGTGGGACCGGAGCTACCGGAGCGCGCAAGCCGGGCTGA
- a CDS encoding alpha-ketoacid dehydrogenase subunit beta, translating into MSKLSMSKAINEGLRSCLETDPKTLVMGEDVGKLGGVFRVTDGLQKDFGEDRVIDTPLAESGIVGTAIGLALRGYRPIVEIQFDGFVYPAFDQIVTQLAKMHARALGHVKMPVTIRIPYAGGIGAVEHHSESHEAYFAHTAGLRVVTPSNPDDAYWMMRQSVECDDPVIFLEPKARYWDKAEISAAPALDLHSAKVVRPGTDLTLLAYGPMVKVCLEAAAAAEQDGRNLEVVDLRSLSPVDFATLQASVQRTGRAVVVHEAPVFLGMGAELAARLTEKCFYHLEAPILRVGGYYAPYPPSRVEEQFLPDLDRVLDGVDRALAF; encoded by the coding sequence ATGTCCAAGCTCAGCATGTCGAAGGCCATCAATGAGGGCCTTCGCTCCTGCCTGGAGACCGACCCGAAGACCCTGGTGATGGGCGAGGACGTCGGCAAGCTCGGTGGCGTCTTCCGGGTCACCGACGGCCTGCAGAAGGACTTCGGCGAGGACCGGGTGATCGACACCCCGCTCGCCGAGTCCGGCATCGTCGGCACCGCGATCGGCCTGGCGCTGCGCGGCTACCGGCCGATCGTGGAGATCCAGTTCGACGGTTTCGTCTACCCGGCCTTCGACCAGATCGTGACCCAGCTGGCCAAGATGCACGCCCGGGCGCTGGGGCACGTCAAGATGCCGGTCACCATCCGGATCCCGTACGCCGGCGGCATCGGCGCCGTCGAGCACCACAGCGAGTCGCACGAGGCGTACTTCGCGCACACCGCGGGCCTGCGGGTGGTCACCCCCTCCAACCCGGACGACGCCTACTGGATGATGCGGCAGTCGGTGGAGTGCGACGACCCGGTGATCTTCCTGGAGCCCAAGGCCCGGTACTGGGACAAGGCCGAGATCAGCGCGGCGCCCGCGCTGGACCTGCACAGCGCCAAGGTGGTGCGCCCCGGCACCGACCTGACGCTGCTGGCCTACGGGCCGATGGTGAAGGTCTGCCTGGAGGCGGCCGCAGCCGCCGAGCAGGACGGGCGCAACCTGGAGGTGGTCGACCTGCGCTCGCTCTCGCCGGTCGACTTCGCCACCCTGCAGGCCTCGGTGCAGCGCACCGGGCGGGCCGTGGTGGTGCACGAGGCACCGGTCTTCCTGGGCATGGGCGCCGAGTTGGCCGCCCGGCTCACCGAGAAGTGCTTCTACCACCTGGAGGCGCCGATCCTGCGGGTCGGCGGCTACTACGCGCCGTACCCGCCGTCCCGGGTCGAGGAGCAGTTCCTGCCCGACCTGGACCGGGTGCTGGACGGCGTCGACCGCGCCCTGGCCTTCTGA